A single genomic interval of Gossypium raimondii isolate GPD5lz chromosome 11, ASM2569854v1, whole genome shotgun sequence harbors:
- the LOC105761579 gene encoding kinesin-like protein KIN-7O: MERIHVTVRSRPLSSEDAKTSPWRISANSIFIPNHSTKFEFDRIFGEDCKTGEVYEARTKEIVAAAVRGFNGTVFAYGQTNSGKTHTMRGSATEPGVIPRAVHDLFDIIQQDVDREFLLRMSYMEIYNEEINDLLAPEHRKLQIHESIERGIYVAGLREEIVASPQQVLDLMEFGESHRHIGETNMNLHSSRSHTIFRMIIESRDRTEDGGGDSVSSCDAVRVSVLNLVDLAGSERAAKTGAEGVRLKEGSHINKSLMTLGTVIKKLSEGAESQGGHVPYRDSKLTRILQPALGGNANTAIICNITLAQIHADETKSSLQFASRALRVTNCARVNEILTDAALLKRQKKEIEELRAKLQGSRSEHLEEEILNLRNTLLQSEVERERIALELEEEKKAQVERERVLQEQAKKIKNLSSMVLYSSRDESRDQVKKEKRRDTWCPGNLAREALKEACSSVQSNSSALKPTESKRYMGPLLAFEELVNENETEDDYPCKQDEDCKASVLEDCTLPDPCALLHVTNRRKGQPRKKSSFVDDSELMELQTEYEDLLLKYETQRTMSDIQIDCLMRKLVEAESLHNMKHSESSDHSAFHANKTNYADKNTGLRESEAILVIKQLQEKIEILETEKSSSQENLNCLVELATEQNISAREKFDEICKELLNAREETRVAREELAYNESGGRKNGDCDFVIQLSKEVEDLISEAQGSKEVAQKLSSLVDEAFQSFSATIKEFLDFKDMMRQSSEQQKIIITNTKELQNRTHQRTLKLENDKLLLHNQSIDLQKQVQELREKAKNHEAFLTELFEKHDMEKLEYLSHIQSLEKEISYLSSGSMARENQSLSKDLEKTKLKLKDTESKLKNIIQEKTKLEGEKAIAEREIKRLLGQKTLLERDINKRESLAGRRRDSVFDRNAKVFDPKKAKAEQIMQEDYKKLEVLAFEMETTIASLEEELAAACRDREEAISRSEDLALEFEVLTEKLDISSSEINALQEELSRLKLSLEQSNSSQQGMEASIKSLLAEKEELAMQLTNSLLEMEEEKAIQCAREKASIEAIEEKRKLYDSQITSLSEKLSEVTEELELCRKECNDLRERLTDCDERAELEKKCSIEKSSEIDQLKSDIENIYAESKQTQQTLKSKVEKLSLELQHAQEELSIIKRERDNLSAKIEQLVSEPQLSDELQILQNQLLDISTERDELKTQIEELTSKLSCLEKENLKNDSNDVNLKDQLLDISTERDKLETQIEELTSRLSCVEAGNLKNDSNDMLVEAKVRVEELASRLSCMEVKMHNDHVNNGKEMAKLRMRLRGTQAQLDAFRYRYKKAMDESDIMNRNFVEASTNLKERLASKAIEVLNLKKQLASAASSQ; the protein is encoded by the exons GATGTGGATCGAGAGTTTCTTCTTCGAATGTCTTATATGGAAATATataatgaagaaataaatgacTTGTTAGCCCCTGAGCATCGAAAATTACAGATTCATGAAAGTATAGAG AGGGGAATATATGTTGCTGGCTTACGAGAAGAGATTGTTGCCTCTCCTCAGCAAGTGCTTGACTTGATGGAGTTTGGAGAAT CCCACAGGCATATTGGCGAGACAAACATGAACTTACACAGTAGTCGATCACATACCATTTTTCGCATG ATCATTGAGAGTCGGGATAGAACTGAAGACGGAGGTGGAGATTCAGTTAGTTCTTGCGATGCTGTTCGAGTATCAGTGTTG AATTTAGTAGACCTTGCTGGATCAGAACGTGCTGCTAAAACTGGTGCAGAAGGTGTTCGACTAAAGGAAGGTTCCCATATTAATAAAAGCTTGATGACATTAGGAACTGTGATTAAAAAATTGAGTGAAGGTGCTGAAAGTCAAGG GGGTCACGTTCCATATCGAGATAGCAAACTTACACGTATATTGCAACCTGCTTTAGGAGGCAATGCAAATACCGCTATAATATGCAATATCACACTTGCACAG ATTCATGCAGATGAAACTAAGAGCAGTCTTCAGTTTGCAAGCAGGGCATTGCGTGTTACAAATTGTGCTCGTGTGAATGag ATATTAACTGATGCTGCTCTGCTAAAGCGGCAAAAGAAAGAGATAGAGGAGCTTCGAGCCAAATTGCAG GGTTCTCGCTCAGAACATTTGGAAGAAGAGATACTCAATTTGCGAAACACATTATTGCAG TCTGAAGTGGAGAGAGAGCGGATAGCTTTGGAACTAGAGGAGGAAAAGAAAGCACAAGTAGAACGTGAAAGGGTGTTGCAAGAGCaagctaagaaaataaaaaacttgagCTCTATGGTCTTGTACTCAAGTAGAGATGAGAGTCGAGATCAGGTTAAAAAG GAAAAGAGGCGAGATACATGGTGCCCTGGAAATCTTGCAAGGGAGGCTCTTAAGGAG GCCTGCTCAAGTGTTCAATCAAACTCATCCGCACTTAAACCGACTGAATCTAAGCGTTATATGGGACCACTTCTTGCTTTTGAGGAGTTGGTGAATGAAAATGAAACTGAAGATGACTACCCATGCAAACAAGATGAAGATTGTAAGGCTAGTGTATTGGAAGATTGTACTCTTCCTGATCCATGTGCGTTACTGCATGTAACAAACAGGAGAAAAGGACAACCAAGAAAGAAAAGCTCCTTTGTG GACGACAGCGAATTAATGGAACTGCAAACAGAATATGAGGATTTGCTTTTGAAATATGAAACTCAG AGAACCATGAGTGATATACAAATTGATTGCTTAATGAGAAAGCTGGTTGAGGCCGAATCCCTTCACAATATGAAACATAGTGAGTCTAGTGACCATTCTGCATTTCACGCGAACAAAACAAATTATGCTGACAAGAATACTGGGTTGAGGGAATCTGAAGCTATTCTTGTGATCAAGCAACTTCAAGAAaag aTTGAGATACTGGAAACAGAAAAGTCTTCAAGCCAAGAAAATCTGAATTGTCTTGTCGAACTTGCTACAGAGCAGAATATAAGTGCGAGGGAGAAGTTTGATGAG ATTTGCAAAGAGCTTCTTAATGCACGAGAGGAGACTAGAGTGGCTCGTGAAGAACTTGCCTACAATGAATCTGGGGGAAGAAAGAAT GGGGATTGTGATTTTGTAATTCAGCTGTCAAAGGAAGTAGAAGATCTGATTTCTGAAGCTCAAGGGTCAAAAGAAGTAGCTCAAAAGCTATCATCCCTTGTGGATGAGGCTTTTCAGAGTTTTTCTGCTACAATTAAGGAATTTCTT GATTTCAAGGATATGATGCGTCAGAGCTCtgaacaacaaaaaataattattacaaatacCAAGGAATTACAGAATCGTACACATCAAAGGACTTTGAAGCTTGAAAATGATAAG CTTCTCTTGCACAACCAATCCATTGATCTGCAGAAGCAAGTGCAGGAACTAAGAGAAAAGGCTAAAAACCATGAAGCGTTCTTAACA GAACTCTTTGAAAAGCATGACATGGAAAAATTGGAGTATCTTTCTCATATTCAGAGTCTTGAAAAGGAAATATCATATCTTTCATCAGGTTCCATGGCAAGAGAAAATCAGAGTTTGAGTAAAGATCttgagaaaacaaaattgaagttgaaagaCACTGAATCCAAGCTTAAGAATATCATCCAGGAGAAGACAAAACTTGAG GGGGAGAAAGCAATTGCTGAACGAGAGATCAAGCGATTGCTTGGTCAAAAGACTCTTCTTGAGCGTGACATCAACAAACGCGAATCACTAGCTGGTAGAAGGCGTGATTCAGTTTTTGATAGGAATGCAAAGGTGTTTGATCCAAAAAAGGCAAAAGCTGAGCAGATAATGCAG GAAGATTATAAAAAGTTGGAGGTTCTTGCTTTTGAAATGGAGACAACTATAGCTTCCTTGGAAGAGGAATTAGCAGCTGCATGCAGGGACAGGGAAGAGGCTATATCTAGAAGTGAAGATTTGGCTTTAGAATTTGAGGTCCTGACAGAAAAATTGGATATATCAAGCTCAGAAATAAATGCTCTGCAAGAAGAACTTTCTAGGCTT AAACTTAGTTTGGAACAATCTAATTCTAGCCAGCAAGGAATGGAAGCCTCCATTAAGAGTTTGCTTGCAGAAAAGGAAGAATTGGCAATG CAACTTACTAATTCACTATTGGaaatggaggaagaaaaggCAATACAGTGTGCTAGAGAGAAGGCTTCAATTGAAGctattgaagagaaaagaaagttaTACGATTCTCAGATAACATCGTTATCAGAAAAATTGTCTGAG gtGACGGAAGAGTTGGAGTTGTGCAGAAAAGAATGCAATGACCTCAGGGAAAGATTAACAGACTGCGATGAAAGAGCAGAACTGGAGAAAAAATGCAG TATTGAGAAGTCTTCGGAGATTGACCAGCTTAAAAGTGACATAGAAAACATTTACGCCGAAAGCAAACAAACCCAGCAA ACACTGAAGTCAAAAGTGGAAAAGCTTTCTTTGGAGCTTCAACATGCGCAAGAGGAGCTGAGTATTATCAAAAGAGAACGAGACAATTTATCAGCCAAAATTGAACAGTTGGTCTCTGAGCCTCAGCTCTCGGACGAGCTCCAG ATTCTTCAAAATCAACTTCTGGACATTTCAACAGAAAGGGATGAACTAAAGACACAAATCGAGGAACTGACCAGCAAATTATCCTGCCTCGAAAAGGAAAATCTTAAAAACGATTCTAATGATGTg AATCTTAAAGATCAACTTCTGGACATTTCAACAGAAAGGGATAAACTAGAGACACAAATCGAGGAACTGACTAGCAGATTATCCTGCGTCGAAGCGGGAAATCTTAAAAATGATTCTAATGACATG TTAGTTGAGGCTAAAGTTCGAGTCGAGGAACTGGCTAGCAGATTATCTTGCATGGAAGTCAAGATGCATAAT GATCATGTCAACAATGGCAAGGAAATGGCAAAACTTAGAATGAGGCTTCGTGGAACGCAAGCGCAGTTGGATGCTTTCCGTTACCGATACAAAAAAGCCATGGATGAGTCGGATATCATGAACCGGAACTTCGTGGAAGCTTCGACGAACTTGAAGGAAAGGTTAGCATCAAAGGCAATTGAGGTACTCAATCTTAAGAAGCAGCTTGCTTCTGCAGCCTCAAGCCAATAA
- the LOC105761577 gene encoding transcription factor ORG2 — protein MCALFPVCEWPLDAPIGHQHIISGAFAGFESFDDFHHFTFPDDLPRIQLDRPMLSAGDTGDENPTTVEKKLNHNASECVRRRKMNDLYSSLRSMLPPSEQTKRLSIPATVSRMLKYIPELQLQVEILLQKKQQILSTICKQDDHDLSNQHHQNKTKLSDGFKVSPFTVSGTKVTDTEATIQISTFGPTSQGIPPLSPILRGLEEDGLFLTDASCFESFGGRVFYNLNFQVETTYNLEAMLLVLNEKLLSLYKKGKA, from the exons ATGTGTGCTTTGTTTCCAGTATGTGAATGGCCCTTAGATGCTCCTATTGGCCACCAACATATCATCAGTGGTGCCTTTGCAGGCTTTGAAAGCTTTGATGATTTCCATCATTTTACATTCCCTGATGATCTGCCTCGAATCCAGCTCGATCGACCGATGTTGTCTGCCGGAGATACCGGTGATGAAAACCCAACTACCGTTGAGAAGAAGCTTAACCACAACGCGAGTGAGTGTGTCCGGAGACGAAAGATGAATGACTTGTACTCGTCACTTCGTTCAATGCTCCCACCATCTGAGCAAACG AAAAGGTTGAGCATTCCGGCCACAGTTTCAAGAATGTTGAAATACATACCAGAGTTACAATTACAAGTGGAGATATTGCtacaaaagaaacaacaaattctCTCAACCATTTGCAAGCAAGATGATCATGaccttagtaatcaacatcatcaaaacaaaacaaaattatcgGACGGGTTTAAAGTGTCGCCGTTCACGGTTTCCGGCACTAAGGTTACCGACACAGAAGCGACGATTCAGATCTCAACGTTCGGGCCGACGTCTCAAGGGATTCCGCCGTTGTCACCTATATTGCGTGGATTAGAAGAAGATGGTCTTTTTTTAACGGATGCTTCTTGCTTTGAATCTTTTGGTGGAAGAGTGTTCTATAACTTGAATTTTCAG GTGGAAACAACGTATAATTTGGAAGCAATGCTTTTGGTTTTGAATGAGAAGCTTTTGTCCTTATATAAGAAAGGGAAAGCTTGA
- the LOC128034659 gene encoding transcription factor ORG2-like, which yields MCALFPACEWPLDAPIGRQHIISGAFAGFESFEGFHHFTFPDDLPRIQLDRPMFSAGDTGDENPTTVDKKLNHNASERVRRRKMNDLYSSLRSMLPPSEQTKRLSIPATVSRMLKYIPELQSQVEILLQKKQQILSTICKQDDHDLH from the exons ATGTGTGCTTTGTTTCCAGCATGTGAATGGCCCTTAGATGCTCCTATTGGCCGCCAACATATCATCAGTGGTGCCTTTGCAGGCTTTGAAAGCTTTGAAGGTTTCCATCATTTTACATTCCCTGATGATCTGCCTCGAATCCAGCTCGATCGACCAATGTTCTCTGCCGGAGATACCGGTGATGAAAACCCAACTACCGTTGACAAGAAGCTTAACCACAACGCGAGTGAGCGTGTCCGGAGACGAAAGATGAATGACTTGTACTCGTCACTTCGTTCAATGCTCCCACCATCTGAGCAAACG AAAAGGTTGAGCATTCCGGCCACAGTTTCAAGAATGTTGAAATACATACCAGAGTTACAATCACAAGTGGAGATATTGCtacaaaagaaacaacaaattctCTCAACCATTTGCAAGCAAGATGATCATGACCTGCACTAA
- the LOC105761578 gene encoding uncharacterized protein LOC105761578 has translation MGQNTSSFGNKKRKEIDSTIERCYKTYFEGKTNWTSATFFRAICDTVEELNKKLGSPQLSAPKITTLNVAFEKYKAAAEGKEISKEGFREVLQEVLIESGFSGLGAKDIFLYLFGVPVTALMIKRQTNLKIHDDIFIPAITSATVFLLAKLNKI, from the exons ATGGGCCAAAACACATCATCTTTTG GAAATAAAAAGCGAAAGGAAATAGATTCCACAATAGAGAGATGTTACAAGACATATTTTGAAGGCAAGACAAATTGGACATCAGCTACATTCTTTCGAGCCATATGCGACACCGTCGA AGAACTGAACAAAAAGCTTGGAAGCCCTCAATTAAGTGCACCAAAAATTACAACTCTCAATGTTGCCTTTGAG AAATACAAAGCAGCAgctgaaggaaaagaaatatcAAAAGAAGGGTTTCGAGAGGTACTACAAGAAGTGCTAATAGAGTCAGGGTTTTCTGGTCTAGGAGCCAAAGACATATTTTTGTACCTGTTTGGTGTCCCAGTGACTGCTTTGATGATCAAAAGGCAAACTAACCTTAAAATCCACGATGATATATTCATCCCCGCCATCACTTCTGCTACTGTTTTCCTCCTTGCAAAGCTCAATAAAATTTGA